CTTGTCGTGATTGTCGCCGGGTACTTCCTGTTTCGCGAGCGGCAGGAACCGCCGCAGCCGCCGCAGCAGGCCTCACTTTCACCCCACGGCGGCATGAGCGAAGGCATGGGAGGCTCGGATTTCCTCAACGAACTCCCCACCGACTACGACGGCCTCGTTCAGGTGGGCCACCAGTACATGGATAACAACAACTTCGCCGTAGCGGCGGAGTGTTACCGTCGCGCCCTCGCGATCGACGGTTCCTCGACAGATGTCCGCACGGACTTCGGTGCGTGTCTTCACGGCATGGGGCTGCCCGAGCGGGCACTCCAGGAGTTCGACAAGGTACTTGGAGCCGAGCCGGGGCATGTCATCGCCACGTTTAACAAGGGTATCGTGTACCTCGGCCTGAACCAGAACGACTCGGCCCGGGTCTGGTTCGAAAACGTACTGGCCCTCAATGCCGATCCGCAGATGCAGGATCGAGCGAGAGAACTCATCCGGCAGCTCGGTGGTTGATACCGCTTTTACAGCAGTCGCACGGTGGGCCGATGGCGTCTGGACGTTGCTGATTGCGTCGGCCCTCTGGTTTCTGATCGGACTGGTGCTGGCCGGACTTCTCTGGCACTGGCTGCGTGGACGTTCGCTGGCTCGCCGGATGGCCGGCAACGACTTTGGGGGAGTGGTTCGTGCCGCATTGATCGGCATTCCGCTGCCGCTGTGCTCCTGTTCGGTACTGCCGATCGCCTCGCAGCTCAGGTCTTCGGGAGCGAGCCGCGGGGCAACCGCGGCTTTCCTGGTCTCAACGCCGGAAACCGGGGTGGACTCGATCGCCCTTACCTATACGCTCACCGACCCCATCCTGACTATTGCTCGTCCCGCCACGGCTTTCGTAACAGCGGTCGTTGCCGGGTCAATGGAAACGCTGTTTTTCAACCGAACGGAACCTGACGAGCTGATCGACAAACCGCGCGAACAATCCAGCCGCGGGCAGGAGGTTGATGTTCCGGATGAACGCCGAGGCATCGCCCATTCGATCAGATATGCTTTCACAGACCTTATGGGAGACCTCGCTCCTTACCTCCTGTTTGGGTACCTGCTGGCCGGTCTGGTCGGGGCATTGTTCGGTCAACAGCTCACCGATCTCCCTGAGATACTGCGTTCGGGCTGGGGCGGTTATGCCGGAGCAGTAATCGCCGGTTTGCCACTGTATATCTGCGCGAGCAGTTCGACCCCTTTGGCTGCGGTACTATTGGCCGGGGGCTTTTCACCCGGCATGGTGCTCGTTTTCATGATGACGGGCGCCGCCACTAACCTCTCGGCCATAGCGGTCGTCCGGAAAATCCTCGGCTCGGCCGGCACGATGCGCTACCTGCTGGCGATCGCGGTGGTCTCGATCGGTTTTGGGCTGATAACCGACCAGGTCTATCAATTCCTCGAAATTGACCCGTCGTACCAATTTGCCTCAGGGAAGGATGCGTCGTCCTGGTACGACGTGGCAGCGGCCGTTTTGCTCGGGGTGATGATGGCCTACTGGACCGTCAGGGCGACTACGAGACGGCTGGCCAGTTTCTTCTTGAAGTAGCACCAGGTTTGGTCGTTACTTTCAATATGACCGGACGTAAACTTCTCACTTCACCGATGGCTCGGGCAGTGCTGGATTTTGTCTTCCCGCCGCTGTGCCCGGGATGCGGTGAGTATCTCGATGGCGAACACCCGATATGCGGGACCTGCCGCGGACGGTTTGATACCTACGAATTCCCGTTCTGTATCCGTTGTCGCCTGCAGATTTCCGTTTGGCCGGAATGTCCTTCGTGCCGCTGCTCTCTTCTGCCGCTTTTTGCATACGGCAACTACGTTGACCCGCTCAAGCAGGTAATCCTGGAAATGAAGTTCCGGGGGATGCTCGATTCTATCCCGGAACTGGTTGACGGATTGACCGAAACGTTCGGCGAACGAATCGCGTCGCGTCAGGCCGATTGCCTAGTGCCGATTCCGCTACATCCGGCCCGGGAGTACGCGCGCGGGTACAACCAGGCGCTTGAAATCGCCAGTGCGCTGTCCTGCCGGCTGGAGCTGCCCGTGCAACGAGGGCTTTTGTACCGACATGCAAAGCGAAAGCCGCAGCAGACCCTTCCCGCCGCCCGTCGCGCCACCAATATCCGCGGTGTATTTGACGTGGCCGGTTCCGATCTGGAAGGTGCACGCGTGCTCCTGGTTGATGATATTGTTACGTCCGGCGAAACGGCGATGGAAGCAACAAGAGTGCTTGAGGCCGCAGGTCACCGGGTGGTCGGCGTTATCGCTCTTGCGCACGGGCTGTGAGGGTTTGAGCGGTGATTGCGAGTTTGATCGACGATTTCCTGCAGCATCTTCGGCTGGAACGCGGGCTTTCGACGAACACGATCGATGCTTATCGCTCCGACCTTGCCGCCTTTCAGCACGCCTGCAAAATACAGGAACTTACGGGCTACACTCCGTCGGTGGTCGCCGGTTACTTCTCGCGCCTGGCCAAGGAGGGCCGCCGGCCGGCCACGCTGACCCGCAAGATCTCCAGCGTCAGGCACTTCTTTGCCTACCTGCAGCAGTCCGGTCGCATCAAAGAGAACCCCGCGCTGATGTACGCTGCGCCCCGGATCGCCCGTTACCACCCCGACTACTTGTCGCCCGAACAGATCGATTCGATAATCCGCGCGGTCGATCCGGAGTCGGCCACTGCCGCAAGGGATCGCATGATCGTGGAGGTACTTTACGGTTGTGGGCTCCGCCTGTCCGAATTGATCAACCTCCGAAAGCAGGATATAGAGTTTGAAGCCGGATTCGTGAGGGTCACCGGCAAAGGCGGTAAGCAACGGCTCGTGCCGATAGGGGACTACGCCCGAAAGGCGGTGCTGTCCTATCTTGACCGGCGGGCGGCATCGGACTCGGACGAAAACCTGCCGCTCGTGTTGAATCGCTTCGGGAAACGATTCTCGAGAGTTGGGCTCTGGCAGATAGTCAGGAAGCTGGTCAAACGGGCGGGTCTGGCAAAGAGGGTCACGCCCCATACCTTCCGCCATTCATTTGCGACCCATCTCATTGAGGGAGGGGCGGATCTGCGAGTTGTACAAGAAATGCTCGGTCATGCCGATATATCTACTACCGAGATTTACACGCAGATAGACCGAGACTATATCATTGCTGAACACCGAAAATATCACCCTCGAGAGCTGGCCGGGTTTAGAGGCGCCAAAAAGCAGGCATAAGCCTGTCTACCACTTTGCGCTGCGCCAGCGGGGGCTGAATATCGACTTCCACATTGAACACTTCTTTCGCGATAAAGAAATCTCTTTCCATTATTTCGATGATTTCCCGACTCTGATGACCATCTGCCAGCGCTTCCCCGTTTCCACGATTATCATGGGCGGCCATTCCGACTTTTTCCGCGAAATAGACCTTCTCCACAGCATCAAGCAGAATGCCTTCCTGTCAATAATCCCGGTCATCCTGTACCATCCCGACCCGGCCCAGATGGTTGTTCTGGCGGCCTATGAAAACCAGTGCGATGACTTCATTCACGGCGAGTGGCACGACCGGATTGTCGAAGCACGCATCCGTCGCGTTATCGAACGCAGCCGCCGAGACCTGGCGATCAACCCATCGACCCAGTTGCCTGGCCCCGGCCTGATTGAGGACGTAATCCAGCAGCAACTGGACATGCGGGCCGAGTTTGCCGTCTGCTACGCCGACCTGGACAATTTTAAAGCCTATAACGACTATTACGGATACACGGCGGGCGACCGGGTGATCCGGCTCACCGGCAGGATCATTCGCGACACCGTGTTTGATCTTTGTCGCGAAGGTTTCGTGGGGCACATCGCCGGGGACGATTTCATCTACGTAATTCCAGTCGACATCATCGACC
This DNA window, taken from Candidatus Zixiibacteriota bacterium, encodes the following:
- a CDS encoding GGDEF domain-containing protein, translating into MLNTENITLESWPGLEAPKSRHKPVYHFALRQRGLNIDFHIEHFFRDKEISFHYFDDFPTLMTICQRFPVSTIIMGGHSDFFREIDLLHSIKQNAFLSIIPVILYHPDPAQMVVLAAYENQCDDFIHGEWHDRIVEARIRRVIERSRRDLAINPSTQLPGPGLIEDVIQQQLDMRAEFAVCYADLDNFKAYNDYYGYTAGDRVIRLTGRIIRDTVFDLCREGFVGHIAGDDFIYVIPVDIIDQTCNWVLRTFDSLIPYRYEEEDRDRGSITTLSRKGEIEKYPILTMSIAVIINQDGKFQHIGELSKMLADLKKATKAKAGSNYLIERRQKY
- a CDS encoding ComF family protein, giving the protein MTGRKLLTSPMARAVLDFVFPPLCPGCGEYLDGEHPICGTCRGRFDTYEFPFCIRCRLQISVWPECPSCRCSLLPLFAYGNYVDPLKQVILEMKFRGMLDSIPELVDGLTETFGERIASRQADCLVPIPLHPAREYARGYNQALEIASALSCRLELPVQRGLLYRHAKRKPQQTLPAARRATNIRGVFDVAGSDLEGARVLLVDDIVTSGETAMEATRVLEAAGHRVVGVIALAHGL
- a CDS encoding tyrosine recombinase is translated as MIASLIDDFLQHLRLERGLSTNTIDAYRSDLAAFQHACKIQELTGYTPSVVAGYFSRLAKEGRRPATLTRKISSVRHFFAYLQQSGRIKENPALMYAAPRIARYHPDYLSPEQIDSIIRAVDPESATAARDRMIVEVLYGCGLRLSELINLRKQDIEFEAGFVRVTGKGGKQRLVPIGDYARKAVLSYLDRRAASDSDENLPLVLNRFGKRFSRVGLWQIVRKLVKRAGLAKRVTPHTFRHSFATHLIEGGADLRVVQEMLGHADISTTEIYTQIDRDYIIAEHRKYHPRELAGFRGAKKQA
- a CDS encoding SO_0444 family Cu/Zn efflux transporter; protein product: MPIRRCRIERENSSGSSVVDTAFTAVARWADGVWTLLIASALWFLIGLVLAGLLWHWLRGRSLARRMAGNDFGGVVRAALIGIPLPLCSCSVLPIASQLRSSGASRGATAAFLVSTPETGVDSIALTYTLTDPILTIARPATAFVTAVVAGSMETLFFNRTEPDELIDKPREQSSRGQEVDVPDERRGIAHSIRYAFTDLMGDLAPYLLFGYLLAGLVGALFGQQLTDLPEILRSGWGGYAGAVIAGLPLYICASSSTPLAAVLLAGGFSPGMVLVFMMTGAATNLSAIAVVRKILGSAGTMRYLLAIAVVSIGFGLITDQVYQFLEIDPSYQFASGKDASSWYDVAAAVLLGVMMAYWTVRATTRRLASFFLK